A window from Micromonospora terminaliae encodes these proteins:
- a CDS encoding glycoside hydrolase family 26 protein: MRVTRPRVLMAVIAALLLAYAYALAPVTTSGGGATAAPSDAPTEAGPGTVLSVGVDGPPFPLAADLFPPAGKAFIGVMTDKGPYDFAPVDRFAAAARRAPQVMLFGVGWESGTFDRSLFDRVRDRGMLPMVGWEPWDYRVDQAARKRTKLTVRQIDRIRATQPTYRLSRITGGEFDSYLRSWAEGVKSLGYPVAIRFAHEMNGDWYPWGDKANGNRPGEYVEAWRHVHDLFERAGATNVIWVWSPNARWSITTGNLDQFYPGDDYVDWVGATGYYGTGAWSRYSSFDAIFGPTIAEIRTFSRRPLVITETGASNAGGRKAQWIRETFQALPKHRDIIGLIWFEVDKEMDWRIVSSRAASTAFAQSVAAPRYDVRWSPDLVPRTELDG, from the coding sequence GTGCGGGTGACCAGGCCGCGCGTGCTCATGGCGGTGATCGCCGCGCTCCTGCTCGCCTACGCCTACGCCCTGGCGCCGGTCACCACGAGCGGGGGTGGCGCAACCGCCGCCCCGTCCGATGCGCCGACGGAAGCCGGACCGGGCACGGTGCTCTCGGTCGGCGTCGACGGCCCTCCCTTCCCACTGGCTGCGGACCTCTTCCCGCCCGCCGGCAAGGCCTTCATCGGCGTGATGACCGACAAGGGCCCGTACGACTTCGCGCCGGTGGACCGCTTCGCCGCGGCCGCGCGGCGCGCGCCTCAGGTGATGCTCTTCGGCGTGGGGTGGGAGTCCGGCACGTTCGACCGGTCGCTCTTCGACCGGGTCAGGGACCGCGGCATGCTGCCCATGGTGGGCTGGGAACCCTGGGACTACCGCGTGGACCAGGCGGCCCGGAAGCGGACGAAGCTGACGGTCCGCCAGATCGACCGGATCCGCGCCACCCAGCCGACCTACCGGCTGTCGCGGATCACGGGCGGCGAGTTCGACAGCTACCTGCGCTCCTGGGCCGAGGGCGTGAAGTCGCTCGGCTACCCCGTCGCCATCCGGTTCGCCCACGAGATGAACGGCGACTGGTACCCGTGGGGCGACAAGGCCAACGGCAACCGGCCCGGCGAGTACGTCGAGGCCTGGCGCCACGTGCACGACCTCTTCGAGCGGGCGGGGGCCACCAACGTCATCTGGGTGTGGAGTCCGAACGCCCGGTGGAGCATCACCACCGGGAACCTCGACCAGTTTTATCCCGGCGACGACTACGTCGACTGGGTGGGCGCCACCGGCTACTACGGCACCGGGGCCTGGTCGCGGTACTCGTCCTTCGACGCCATCTTCGGTCCCACCATCGCGGAGATCCGCACCTTCAGCCGGCGCCCGCTGGTCATCACCGAGACCGGCGCCTCGAACGCCGGAGGGCGCAAGGCCCAGTGGATCCGGGAGACCTTCCAGGCGCTGCCGAAGCACCGCGACATCATCGGCCTCATCTGGTTCGAGGTGGACAAGGAGATGGACTGGCGCATCGTCAGCTCCCGCGCCGCGTCGACCGCCTTCGCCCAGTCGGTCGCCGCGCCCCGCTACGACGTCCGCTGGTCACCGGACCTCGTCCCGCGCACCGAGCTGGACGGGTAG
- a CDS encoding glycoside hydrolase family 26 protein, translated as MTAGRALLVLTGALLLTYAVAVAPTAVVGGREDRPADPPATAEPAAPSRPAPELFPPAGKAFIGVMTDKGPHDFAVLDSFTAAAKQQPQVMLFSASWNVDAFDRTLFDRISSRGMLPMLGWEPWDHRVDRAAREKNLPVRQIDEIRSNQPAYRLSRITAGDFDPYLRSWAQGIRSLGYPVAIRLAHEMNGDWYPWSEASNGNRPGEYVAAWRHVHDLFRAAGVTNVTWVWSPNARWDASQPKLSGWYPGDRYVDWVGVTGYYGIGAYTDYRSFDSIFGPTITEIRGFSGKPLVITETGASDATGRKAEWITDAFRALPRHPDVIGLIWFEVDKELDWRIVSSPAVAQAFATAVADPRYRIRWSPELLLRTKLED; from the coding sequence ATGACCGCCGGCCGCGCCCTGCTGGTGCTGACCGGAGCCCTGCTGCTGACCTACGCGGTCGCCGTGGCGCCGACCGCCGTGGTCGGCGGCCGGGAGGACCGCCCGGCCGACCCGCCCGCCACGGCCGAGCCGGCCGCCCCGTCCCGACCGGCGCCGGAACTCTTCCCGCCGGCCGGGAAGGCGTTCATCGGTGTCATGACCGACAAGGGCCCGCACGACTTCGCGGTGCTGGACTCGTTCACGGCGGCCGCGAAACAGCAGCCGCAGGTGATGTTGTTCAGCGCGTCGTGGAACGTGGACGCCTTCGACCGGACGCTGTTCGACCGGATCAGCAGCCGGGGCATGCTGCCGATGCTGGGCTGGGAACCGTGGGACCACCGGGTGGACAGGGCGGCCCGGGAGAAGAACCTGCCGGTCCGGCAGATCGACGAGATCAGGTCGAACCAGCCCGCCTACCGGCTGTCCCGCATCACGGCCGGGGACTTCGACCCCTACCTGCGGTCCTGGGCCCAGGGGATCAGGTCCCTGGGCTACCCCGTGGCCATCCGCCTGGCGCACGAGATGAACGGCGACTGGTATCCGTGGTCCGAGGCGAGCAACGGCAACCGGCCCGGCGAGTACGTCGCGGCCTGGCGGCACGTGCACGACCTCTTCCGCGCGGCGGGGGTCACCAACGTGACCTGGGTGTGGAGCCCGAACGCCCGGTGGGACGCGTCGCAGCCGAAGCTGTCCGGGTGGTATCCGGGCGACCGCTACGTCGACTGGGTGGGTGTCACGGGCTACTACGGCATCGGGGCCTACACGGACTACCGGTCCTTCGACTCGATCTTCGGCCCCACCATCACCGAGATCCGCGGGTTCAGCGGGAAACCGTTGGTCATCACGGAAACCGGGGCCTCCGACGCCACCGGGCGCAAGGCCGAATGGATCACCGACGCCTTCCGGGCGCTGCCGCGGCACCCGGACGTCATCGGCCTCATCTGGTTCGAGGTGGACAAGGAACTGGACTGGCGCATCGTCAGTTCCCCGGCTGTGGCGCAGGCCTTCGCCACGGCGGTCGCCGACCCTCGCTACCGGATCCGGTGGTCGCCCGAGCTGCTCCTGCGGACGAAGCTGGAGGACTAA
- a CDS encoding glycosyltransferase family 2 protein, translated as MGEIVAIAADTRPSRAGTPGTSGNRPPVLAPAGPPARKGPDRRRLNIRARLAYARCGATAGPLAAPRRPDAAVEFRHTASPAARLVLTLLVLVNSAAGLLFVGWLLLPRHVPGAGLFGAGGWETVAARLGFCVVVGVELIRLAQNVVVWVFAFHARDPVPVDPPVGLRVALLTTIVPSKEPLDVAERTLRRLREIVYCGQVDVWILDEGDDPAVREMAARLGVHHFSRKGRPEYNQPGGEFRARTKSGNHNAWRAENENRYDVVANVDPDHVPLPNFLERTLGYFRDPDVAFVVTPQVYGNMHQNFVAHGASVQQYLYNGLIARGGNGLDAPLLTGTGHLYRPAAWRTIGGYQDSIIEDHLTSIRVHAATNPETGNKWKGVYTPDVVAIGEGPTSWADYFNQQKRWAAGICEILVRRELRAPRELPSRRRWQYRLLQFYYPSVAVSLLLGNLATALYLLTGVGSAQLDVTVWSVLWGSTFGTWFVLWLWLRRFNIAPHEREEIGMVGMALALFAGPVYVAAGFTALLRRKLGFVVTAKGKLRTVESIRTFRLHLCWAGVSAALLGASFVLDNSSPLLRVWPVLTLLTGLGPPLIALASNLRASDQQEDEVVVPAPARAEAEEVHPPRSRVAAEGALR; from the coding sequence ATGGGGGAAATCGTGGCCATCGCCGCTGATACAAGGCCGTCCCGGGCCGGTACGCCGGGCACCTCGGGCAACCGTCCGCCGGTGCTCGCCCCGGCCGGGCCGCCCGCCCGGAAGGGACCGGACCGCCGGCGGTTGAACATCCGGGCCCGCCTGGCGTACGCCCGGTGCGGCGCCACCGCCGGGCCACTGGCCGCGCCGCGGCGCCCGGACGCGGCGGTGGAGTTCCGGCACACCGCCTCGCCCGCGGCGCGGCTCGTGCTGACCCTGCTCGTGCTGGTCAACAGCGCGGCCGGGCTGCTGTTCGTCGGCTGGCTGCTGCTGCCCCGGCACGTGCCCGGCGCCGGGCTGTTCGGCGCCGGCGGCTGGGAGACCGTCGCGGCCCGGCTGGGCTTCTGCGTCGTCGTCGGCGTCGAGCTGATCCGCCTGGCGCAGAACGTGGTGGTGTGGGTGTTCGCGTTCCACGCCCGGGACCCGGTGCCGGTGGACCCGCCGGTCGGCCTCCGGGTGGCCCTGCTCACGACGATCGTGCCCAGCAAGGAACCGCTCGACGTGGCGGAGCGGACGCTGCGGCGCCTGCGGGAGATCGTCTACTGCGGACAGGTCGACGTCTGGATCCTCGACGAGGGTGACGACCCGGCGGTCCGGGAGATGGCCGCGCGGCTCGGCGTCCACCACTTCAGCCGCAAGGGCCGGCCGGAGTACAACCAGCCCGGCGGGGAGTTCCGGGCCCGGACCAAGTCCGGCAACCACAACGCCTGGCGGGCCGAGAACGAGAACCGGTACGACGTGGTGGCCAACGTCGACCCGGACCACGTGCCGCTGCCCAACTTCCTCGAACGCACCCTCGGCTACTTCCGCGACCCGGACGTCGCCTTCGTGGTGACCCCCCAGGTGTACGGCAACATGCACCAGAACTTCGTGGCACACGGCGCGTCCGTGCAGCAGTACCTCTACAACGGCCTCATCGCCCGTGGCGGCAACGGGCTGGACGCGCCGCTGCTGACCGGCACCGGCCACCTCTACCGGCCGGCGGCGTGGCGGACCATCGGCGGCTACCAGGACTCCATCATCGAGGACCACCTGACCAGCATTCGCGTGCACGCCGCGACCAACCCGGAGACGGGCAACAAGTGGAAGGGCGTCTACACGCCCGACGTGGTGGCCATCGGCGAGGGCCCGACCTCCTGGGCGGACTACTTCAACCAGCAGAAGCGCTGGGCGGCCGGGATCTGCGAGATCCTCGTCCGGCGGGAGCTGAGGGCGCCGCGCGAGCTGCCGTCCCGGCGGCGCTGGCAGTACCGCCTGCTCCAGTTCTACTACCCGAGCGTCGCGGTCAGCCTCCTGCTGGGCAACCTCGCCACCGCCCTGTACCTGCTCACCGGGGTCGGTTCGGCGCAGCTCGACGTCACCGTGTGGTCGGTGCTCTGGGGCTCGACCTTCGGCACCTGGTTCGTGCTGTGGCTCTGGCTGCGGCGCTTCAACATCGCCCCACACGAACGGGAGGAGATCGGCATGGTCGGCATGGCGCTGGCGCTGTTCGCCGGCCCCGTCTACGTGGCCGCCGGGTTCACGGCCCTGCTGCGCCGCAAACTCGGGTTCGTGGTGACGGCTAAGGGGAAGCTGCGCACCGTCGAGTCGATCCGCACCTTCCGGCTGCACCTCTGCTGGGCGGGCGTCTCCGCCGCGCTGCTCGGCGCGAGCTTCGTGCTGGACAACAGCTCGCCCCTGCTGCGGGTGTGGCCCGTCCTGACCCTCCTGACCGGTCTCGGTCCGCCGCTGATCGCGCTCGCGTCGAACCTGCGGGCCTCCGACCAGCAGGAGGACGAGGTGGTCGTGCCCGCCCCCGCTCGCGCGGAGGCCGAGGAGGTCCATCCGCCCCGGTCCCGGGTCGCGGCCGAGGGGGCGCTGCGATGA
- a CDS encoding aminotransferase class V-fold PLP-dependent enzyme, translating to MQLTRRNLLGVTAAAGVTGLATGCEPERREAAGPAASDAPALDPASWDSVRAQFALDRSRAHLATFVFAPHPAPVRAAVAAHRDGLDRDAVGYLGANEERLDGAVLGAAARHLDTRPDQIALTDSTTMGLGLVYTAVRLRPGDEVLTTEHDFYATHESLRLRAERDGVTVRRVRLYRDPAVTTVDEMVAGLSAAVTARTRVVALTWVHSSTGVKLPVRQLAEAVRARSPEALVCVDGVHGFGADAATPEQLGCDVLVSGCHKWLLGPRGTGLVWGSTRAWSRLTPVIPTFDRRSIGRWLYAGTGGQPTPPGPAHTPGGYHSFEHRWALADAFEFHHRIGPARVAERVRELAGRLKDGLAGIRGIRLVTPRAADLSAGVVCCSVPDIPLAEAVGRLYAAGVIASSTPYNPSHLRFGATMANSEADVDAAMKAVRGLV from the coding sequence ATGCAGCTCACCCGACGGAACCTGCTCGGCGTGACCGCGGCGGCCGGCGTGACCGGCCTGGCCACCGGCTGCGAGCCGGAACGGCGGGAGGCGGCGGGGCCGGCGGCGAGCGACGCCCCGGCGCTGGACCCGGCGAGCTGGGACAGCGTGCGCGCCCAGTTCGCGCTCGACCGCAGCCGGGCGCACCTGGCCACCTTCGTCTTCGCGCCCCACCCCGCCCCGGTCCGGGCCGCCGTCGCCGCCCACCGCGACGGGCTCGACCGCGACGCCGTGGGCTACCTGGGCGCCAACGAGGAACGCCTCGACGGCGCGGTGCTCGGTGCGGCGGCCCGCCACCTCGACACCCGGCCCGACCAGATCGCGCTGACCGACTCGACCACCATGGGCCTCGGGCTGGTCTACACGGCGGTGCGGCTGCGGCCGGGCGACGAGGTGCTCACCACCGAGCACGACTTCTACGCCACCCACGAGTCCCTGCGGCTGCGGGCCGAGCGCGACGGGGTGACCGTACGCCGGGTGCGCCTCTACCGGGACCCGGCGGTGACGACGGTCGACGAGATGGTCGCGGGCCTCTCGGCGGCGGTCACCGCCCGCACCCGGGTCGTGGCCCTGACCTGGGTGCACTCCAGCACCGGCGTGAAACTGCCGGTCCGGCAGCTCGCGGAGGCGGTGCGCGCGCGCAGCCCCGAGGCGCTGGTCTGTGTCGACGGGGTGCACGGCTTCGGCGCCGACGCCGCCACCCCCGAGCAGCTCGGCTGCGACGTGCTGGTCTCGGGCTGCCACAAGTGGCTGCTCGGGCCTCGGGGCACCGGGCTGGTCTGGGGCAGCACCCGGGCGTGGAGCCGGCTGACCCCGGTCATCCCCACCTTCGACCGGCGCAGCATCGGCCGCTGGCTGTACGCGGGCACGGGCGGGCAGCCGACGCCGCCGGGACCGGCGCACACGCCGGGCGGCTACCACAGCTTCGAGCACCGGTGGGCGCTCGCCGACGCCTTCGAGTTCCACCACCGGATCGGGCCCGCGCGGGTCGCCGAGCGGGTCCGGGAGCTGGCCGGCCGGCTCAAGGACGGGCTCGCCGGCATCCGGGGGATCCGGCTGGTCACCCCGCGCGCGGCCGACCTCTCCGCCGGGGTGGTCTGCTGCAGCGTGCCCGACATCCCGCTGGCCGAGGCGGTGGGCCGGCTGTACGCCGCCGGCGTGATCGCCAGCAGCACCCCGTACAACCCGTCCCACCTGCGGTTCGGCGCGACCATGGCGAACAGCGAGGCGGACGTCGACGCGGCCATGAAGGCGGTACGCGGCCTGGTGTGA
- a CDS encoding alpha/beta hydrolase yields the protein MDLLTRQGATDVRSATTTRPRTRLLALARLAAAAVLAVGGALAVPTGAQAAANPYERGPAPTDALLEASRGPFATTSYSVSSLSVTGFGGGVVYYPTSTSEGTFGAIAISPGYTATWSSLSWLGPRIASHGFVVIGIETNTLLDQPDSRGRQLLAALDYLVQRSSVRGRIDASRLAVAGHSMGGGGTLEAAAARPSLQAAVPLAPWNLDKTWSSVTVPTLIVGGESDSVAPVATHSEPFYNSIPASSEKAYLELNGASHFFPQSVNTPTAKQMVAWLKRFVDNDTRYEQFLCPGPSGLAIEEYRNTCPSS from the coding sequence ATGGACCTTCTTACCCGACAAGGAGCGACCGACGTGCGATCAGCCACCACCACCCGTCCCCGTACCCGTCTCCTGGCGCTGGCCCGGCTCGCCGCGGCGGCCGTCCTGGCCGTCGGCGGGGCCCTGGCCGTCCCCACCGGCGCGCAGGCCGCCGCCAACCCCTACGAGCGCGGTCCGGCGCCGACCGACGCCCTCCTGGAGGCCAGCCGCGGACCTTTCGCCACCACGTCCTACAGCGTCTCGTCGCTGAGCGTCACGGGCTTCGGCGGCGGGGTCGTCTACTACCCGACGAGCACCAGCGAGGGCACCTTCGGCGCCATCGCCATCTCGCCCGGCTACACGGCCACCTGGTCCAGCCTCAGCTGGCTCGGCCCGCGCATCGCCTCGCACGGCTTCGTCGTCATCGGCATCGAGACCAACACCCTCCTCGACCAGCCGGACAGCCGCGGCCGCCAGCTCCTCGCCGCGCTGGACTACCTGGTCCAGCGCAGCTCCGTCCGGGGCCGGATCGACGCCAGCCGGCTCGCCGTGGCCGGGCACTCGATGGGCGGCGGCGGCACCCTGGAGGCCGCGGCCGCCCGGCCGTCGCTGCAGGCCGCCGTGCCGCTCGCGCCGTGGAACCTGGACAAGACCTGGTCGAGCGTGACCGTGCCGACGCTCATCGTCGGTGGGGAGAGCGACAGCGTCGCCCCGGTCGCCACCCACTCGGAGCCCTTCTACAACAGCATCCCGGCGTCGTCCGAGAAGGCGTACCTGGAGTTGAACGGCGCGAGCCACTTCTTCCCGCAGTCGGTGAACACGCCGACGGCCAAGCAGATGGTGGCCTGGCTGAAGCGCTTCGTGGACAACGACACCCGCTACGAGCAGTTCCTCTGCCCGGGCCCGAGCGGGCTGGCCATCGAGGAGTACCGCAACACCTGCCCCAGCTCCTGA
- a CDS encoding helix-turn-helix transcriptional regulator, protein MQITLRGRDDECRAVRDLLDGTAGGALLFHGEPGSGRSALLAYARRHAGARTVLAGAGLADEAALPYAGLQRLLDPVLDRAAALPDRQRRVLRRVLTGGGCPDAQRLTLATAVLGLLAVAARDRPLLCTMDDIDAGDPQTAATLAVVARRLSRLPVALVLAATGAAAAGDLPARRLRPLDEGQCRALLADRRPGPPPPAVATGLAAVSGGNPRALVDLADALTPGQWHGAEPLPAAPPAGGTLGAAYRARLDRLPPDTRRALLLAALDPDGDPATLDRAAGAAGLGPEALAPAEAAGLLRAGPAGVTFPHPLARTMVEVVAPLADRRAAHLLLARALDGRPLRAALHRAAATDGPDPALASELEAAAAGADDPAEAVTALRRAAELSDDPARAATRTVAAARRAWTAGDPDRARHLLAALPGDPAGGARADLLRGEMQLRCDAPATAVTTLLAAAEAVAPADRGAALLGLVRAGEAICLTGDHYRYAEVARRAGALRRPGDAADAELLTTFAAGVGATLRGDHEQGGPALRRVVVLGGRLSGPALSPAALVCAAVAGLLVAVDGAAHRLADRAVELARARGERSVLPRALELRAVAEYWLGRHATAAETAREGLAIARATGQRTCARVHLGILAVLAAVRADRTTSLARIAEIGDGAAPGSRPYAYAQWALGVLDLIDGRHADAATRLASLARTGTGRGQVLVQVMATPYLVEAAAHDGRRPTAALAVFDRWASSTASPSRRALSARCHALLAPRGSAEAERQFRTALRLHPTDTDRFERARTELLFGRELRRARRPRDARAYLHRARETFILLGATVWAERAGAELRAAGESVGSPQRPAAQLLTGQQLHIAQLVAEGATNREIATRLSLSTRTIDHHLRNIFHRLGVRSRTELARLFT, encoded by the coding sequence GTGCAAATAACCTTGCGGGGCCGGGACGACGAGTGCCGGGCGGTCCGCGACCTGCTCGACGGAACCGCCGGCGGCGCGCTGCTGTTCCACGGCGAGCCCGGCTCCGGCCGCAGCGCCCTCCTGGCGTACGCCCGGCGGCACGCCGGTGCGCGGACGGTCCTCGCCGGCGCCGGGCTCGCCGACGAGGCGGCCCTCCCGTACGCCGGCCTCCAACGCCTCCTCGATCCGGTGCTCGACCGGGCCGCCGCGTTGCCCGACCGGCAACGGCGGGTGCTGCGGCGCGTGCTCACCGGCGGTGGCTGCCCGGACGCCCAGCGGCTGACCCTCGCCACCGCCGTGCTCGGCCTGCTCGCCGTCGCCGCCCGCGACCGGCCGCTGCTGTGCACGATGGACGACATCGACGCCGGCGACCCGCAGACCGCCGCGACGCTCGCCGTCGTGGCCCGCCGGCTGAGCCGGCTGCCGGTCGCCCTCGTGCTCGCCGCGACCGGTGCGGCGGCGGCCGGCGACCTGCCCGCACGCCGGCTGCGCCCCCTGGACGAGGGGCAGTGCCGGGCACTGCTCGCCGACCGCCGGCCCGGCCCGCCGCCGCCCGCGGTGGCCACCGGACTGGCGGCGGTCAGCGGCGGCAACCCGCGGGCGCTGGTCGATCTCGCCGACGCGCTCACCCCCGGCCAGTGGCACGGTGCCGAGCCGCTGCCCGCCGCCCCGCCGGCCGGCGGCACGCTGGGCGCCGCGTACCGTGCCCGCCTCGACCGGCTGCCGCCGGACACCCGGCGGGCGCTGCTGCTGGCCGCGCTCGATCCGGACGGGGACCCGGCCACCCTGGACCGTGCCGCGGGCGCCGCCGGTCTCGGCCCCGAGGCGCTCGCACCGGCCGAGGCCGCCGGCCTGCTGCGCGCCGGCCCGGCGGGCGTGACCTTCCCGCATCCGCTGGCCCGGACGATGGTCGAGGTCGTCGCGCCGCTGGCCGACCGGCGGGCGGCCCACCTGCTGCTGGCCCGGGCGTTGGACGGCCGGCCGCTGCGCGCGGCCCTGCACCGGGCCGCCGCCACCGACGGTCCCGACCCGGCCCTCGCCTCGGAGCTGGAGGCGGCCGCGGCCGGCGCGGACGACCCGGCCGAGGCCGTCACCGCGCTGCGCCGCGCCGCCGAACTCAGCGACGACCCCGCCCGCGCTGCCACGCGGACGGTCGCCGCCGCCCGCCGCGCCTGGACGGCCGGCGACCCGGACCGGGCCCGGCACCTGCTCGCCGCGCTGCCCGGTGACCCGGCCGGGGGCGCCCGGGCCGACCTGCTGCGCGGCGAGATGCAGCTGCGCTGCGACGCGCCGGCCACCGCGGTCACCACCCTGCTCGCCGCCGCCGAGGCCGTCGCACCGGCCGACCGGGGGGCGGCCCTCCTCGGCCTCGTCCGGGCCGGCGAGGCCATCTGCCTCACCGGTGACCACTACCGGTACGCGGAGGTGGCGCGGCGGGCGGGGGCGCTGCGCCGGCCCGGGGACGCGGCCGACGCCGAGCTGCTCACCACCTTCGCGGCCGGCGTCGGGGCGACCCTGCGCGGCGACCACGAGCAGGGCGGGCCGGCGCTGCGCCGGGTCGTCGTCCTGGGCGGCCGGCTGTCCGGGCCGGCGCTCAGCCCGGCCGCCCTCGTGTGCGCCGCCGTGGCCGGACTGCTCGTGGCCGTCGACGGCGCGGCCCACCGGCTCGCCGACCGCGCCGTCGAGCTGGCCCGGGCCCGCGGCGAGCGGTCCGTGCTGCCCCGCGCGCTGGAGCTGCGGGCGGTCGCCGAGTACTGGCTGGGCCGGCACGCCACGGCGGCGGAGACGGCCCGCGAGGGGCTCGCGATCGCCCGCGCCACCGGCCAGCGGACCTGCGCCCGGGTGCACCTCGGCATCCTCGCCGTGCTGGCCGCGGTGCGGGCCGACCGGACCACCAGCCTCGCCCGGATCGCCGAGATCGGTGACGGCGCCGCCCCGGGCAGCCGCCCCTACGCGTACGCGCAGTGGGCGCTCGGCGTGCTCGACCTGATCGACGGCCGGCACGCCGACGCGGCCACCCGGCTGGCCTCGCTGGCCCGCACCGGCACCGGCCGCGGCCAGGTCCTCGTGCAGGTGATGGCCACGCCGTACCTGGTGGAGGCGGCCGCCCACGACGGCCGGCGGCCCACCGCCGCGCTCGCCGTCTTCGACCGATGGGCCAGCAGCACGGCGAGCCCGTCGCGCCGGGCGCTGTCTGCCCGCTGCCACGCGCTGCTCGCGCCCCGCGGCAGCGCCGAGGCCGAGCGGCAGTTCCGGACGGCGCTGCGGCTGCATCCCACCGACACCGACCGGTTCGAGCGGGCCCGCACCGAGCTGCTGTTCGGTCGCGAGCTGCGCCGGGCCCGCCGCCCCCGGGACGCGCGGGCGTACCTGCACCGGGCGCGGGAGACGTTCATCCTGCTCGGCGCGACGGTGTGGGCCGAGCGTGCCGGTGCGGAGCTGCGCGCGGCGGGGGAGTCGGTCGGATCGCCGCAGCGGCCGGCCGCGCAGCTGCTGACCGGCCAGCAACTGCACATCGCCCAGCTGGTCGCCGAGGGGGCCACCAACCGGGAGATCGCCACCCGGCTGTCGCTCTCCACCCGGACGATCGACCACCACCTGCGCAACATCTTCCACCGGCTCGGCGTCCGCTCCCGCACCGAACTCGCCCGCCTCTTCACCTGA
- a CDS encoding glycoside hydrolase family 26 protein, with protein MIRFTFPRIVLVLTGALLLTYAFAVAPTVGAEGRGGAVTAEAKVARPRAPFPPAGKTFIGVMTDKGPHDFAPVDRFAAASRRQPQVMLFSEGWASATFDRTLFDRIRDRGMMPMLGWEPWDYRLDERARQQKLTAQQIDAVRSAQPSYRLSRIAGGEFDTYVRSWAEGIKSLGYPVAIRFAHEMNGYWYPWCELVNGNQPGDYVKAWRHVHDVFRAAGATNVTWVWSANVRYTDLTPPIATYYPGDDYVDWVGVTGYYGKYDFAPYLSFDGVFKKTITEIRSFSRKPMVVTETGASDHIGRKAEWIKEAFRTLPRYPFIIGLIWFEVNKELDWRIVSSPAVATAFADAVAAPRYQVTWSPDTFPRTEE; from the coding sequence ATGATCAGGTTCACCTTTCCGCGGATCGTGCTGGTGCTGACGGGCGCGCTGCTGCTCACGTACGCCTTCGCCGTGGCGCCCACCGTGGGCGCCGAGGGCCGGGGTGGAGCCGTTACGGCGGAGGCGAAGGTGGCCCGGCCCCGGGCGCCCTTCCCGCCGGCGGGAAAGACGTTCATCGGGGTCATGACCGACAAGGGTCCGCACGACTTCGCGCCCGTGGACCGGTTCGCGGCGGCCTCCCGGCGCCAGCCGCAGGTCATGCTCTTCAGCGAGGGGTGGGCGTCCGCCACGTTCGACCGGACGCTCTTCGACCGGATCCGCGACCGCGGCATGATGCCGATGCTGGGCTGGGAACCCTGGGACTACCGGCTGGACGAGCGGGCCCGGCAGCAGAAGCTGACCGCCCAGCAGATCGACGCGGTCCGGTCGGCCCAGCCCAGCTACCGGTTGTCCCGGATAGCGGGCGGAGAGTTCGACACCTACGTGCGGTCCTGGGCGGAAGGGATCAAGTCACTGGGCTACCCGGTGGCCATCCGCTTCGCCCACGAGATGAACGGCTACTGGTACCCGTGGTGCGAGCTGGTCAACGGCAACCAGCCGGGTGACTACGTGAAGGCCTGGCGTCACGTGCACGACGTGTTCCGGGCGGCCGGGGCCACGAACGTCACCTGGGTGTGGAGCGCGAACGTGCGGTACACCGACCTGACGCCGCCGATCGCCACCTACTACCCGGGCGACGACTACGTGGACTGGGTGGGCGTCACGGGCTACTACGGCAAGTACGACTTCGCGCCGTACCTCTCCTTCGACGGTGTCTTCAAGAAGACCATCACGGAGATCCGCTCGTTCAGCAGGAAGCCGATGGTCGTCACCGAGACCGGGGCCTCCGACCACATCGGGCGCAAGGCCGAATGGATCAAGGAGGCCTTCCGGACCCTGCCCAGGTACCCGTTCATCATCGGGCTGATCTGGTTCGAGGTGAACAAGGAACTCGACTGGCGCATCGTCAGCTCCCCGGCCGTGGCCACGGCCTTCGCCGACGCGGTCGCCGCCCCTCGCTACCAGGTCACCTGGTCGCCGGACACGTTCCCCCGCACGGAGGAGTAG